In one Salipiger abyssi genomic region, the following are encoded:
- the topA gene encoding type I DNA topoisomerase, which produces MPVVVVESPAKAKTINKYLGSDYTVLASYGHVRDLPPKDGSVDPEHDFAMTWEIANDSRKHVAAIAEALKSDNALILATDPDREGEAISWHLKEALTKRRSIKKDTPVSRVTFNAITKAAVTEAMANPREIDAPLVEAYLARRALDYLVGFNLSPVLWRKLPGARSAGRVQSVCLRLIVEREMEIEAFKPREYWQVKALLTTPRGQEYEARLTVLGGKKLDRFDIENATQAELAVQAITSRALKIAGVEAKPSTRNPAAPFMTSTLQQEASRKFGMGARACMSAAQRLYEAGHITYMRTDGIDMAPEAVSACRDAIADRFGKDYVPGSPRIYKNKAKNAQEAHECIRPTDMTKDAASLKLREDDQRKLYDLIWKRTLACQMEAARLERTTVEIASEDGQVGLRATGQVVLFDGFLKIYEEGRDDVADDDDKRLPQIMQGEPAAFAKASLQAQFDKAGEKADAVIDDSAPGMQSNGAAVLSENGAVLATQSHTQPPPRYTEATLVKKMEELGIGRPSTYASVIGTIQDREYVRKEQNRLIPEDKGRIVTIFLLNFFRTYVGYEFTAELENELDEVSAGDLDYKQLLAKFWRDFSAAIAETSELRIAEVLDVLDDALAPQLYPPREDGSDPRICPKCGQGRLHLKTSRTGGFVGCGNYPECTYTRPIAGEGADGEERLLGIDQEDEIWLKAGRFGPYVQRGEPTPENKKPPRASLPKKGGAFLPGWSPDDMTLEKAVTLLTLPREVGMHPDGGVIKANLGRFGPYIMHQAPDEEKPVYVNLKEFQEVFEIGMNHAVELLAEKRANPGRGRGSAAKALKELGDHPDGGKIAVYEGRYGPYVKWEKVNATLPKDLEPGDVSLEKALELLAEKQAKKGGKKKAPAKKPAAKKSTAKKTTKKG; this is translated from the coding sequence ATGCCAGTCGTCGTCGTCGAGTCCCCGGCTAAGGCCAAGACAATCAACAAGTATCTGGGATCCGACTACACCGTTCTCGCCTCCTACGGCCATGTCCGCGACCTGCCTCCGAAGGACGGGTCTGTCGATCCCGAGCACGATTTCGCCATGACCTGGGAAATCGCCAACGACTCGCGCAAACATGTCGCCGCCATCGCCGAGGCGCTGAAATCCGACAACGCCCTGATCCTCGCGACGGACCCCGATCGCGAGGGCGAGGCAATTTCCTGGCACCTGAAAGAGGCGCTGACCAAGCGCCGCTCGATCAAGAAGGACACGCCGGTCAGCCGCGTGACCTTCAACGCGATCACCAAGGCGGCCGTCACCGAGGCCATGGCAAACCCGCGCGAGATCGACGCGCCGCTGGTCGAGGCCTATCTGGCCCGCCGCGCGCTCGATTATCTGGTGGGCTTTAACCTGAGCCCGGTGCTCTGGCGCAAGCTGCCGGGCGCGCGCTCGGCGGGGCGGGTGCAATCGGTCTGCCTGCGGCTCATCGTCGAGCGCGAGATGGAGATCGAGGCGTTCAAGCCGCGCGAATACTGGCAGGTGAAGGCACTGCTCACCACGCCGCGCGGGCAGGAATACGAAGCGCGGCTCACCGTGCTGGGCGGCAAGAAGCTCGACCGCTTCGATATCGAGAACGCCACACAGGCCGAGCTGGCGGTGCAGGCGATCACCTCGCGCGCGCTGAAGATCGCCGGGGTCGAGGCCAAGCCCTCCACCCGCAACCCGGCGGCGCCCTTCATGACATCGACGCTCCAGCAGGAGGCGAGCCGCAAGTTCGGCATGGGCGCGCGCGCCTGCATGAGCGCGGCGCAGCGGCTCTATGAGGCCGGCCACATCACCTATATGCGGACCGACGGCATCGACATGGCGCCCGAGGCGGTCAGCGCCTGCCGCGACGCCATCGCCGACCGGTTCGGCAAGGATTACGTGCCCGGCAGCCCGCGCATCTACAAGAACAAGGCGAAGAACGCGCAGGAAGCGCACGAATGTATTCGCCCCACCGACATGACCAAGGATGCGGCGAGCCTGAAGCTGCGCGAGGACGACCAGCGCAAGCTCTACGATCTGATCTGGAAGCGCACGCTCGCCTGCCAGATGGAGGCGGCGCGGCTCGAGCGCACCACAGTCGAGATCGCTTCCGAGGACGGCCAGGTCGGCCTGCGCGCCACCGGACAGGTGGTGCTTTTCGACGGCTTCCTGAAGATCTACGAGGAAGGCCGCGACGACGTGGCCGACGATGACGACAAGCGCCTGCCGCAGATCATGCAGGGCGAGCCGGCGGCCTTTGCCAAGGCGAGCCTTCAGGCGCAGTTCGACAAGGCGGGGGAAAAGGCCGACGCGGTGATCGACGACAGCGCCCCCGGCATGCAGAGCAATGGCGCCGCCGTGCTGTCGGAGAACGGCGCGGTGCTGGCCACACAAAGCCACACCCAGCCGCCGCCGCGCTACACCGAGGCGACGCTGGTCAAGAAGATGGAAGAGCTGGGCATCGGCCGCCCGTCGACCTATGCCAGCGTCATCGGCACGATCCAGGATCGCGAATATGTCCGCAAGGAACAGAACCGCCTGATCCCCGAGGACAAGGGCAGGATCGTCACGATCTTCCTGCTGAACTTCTTCCGCACCTATGTGGGCTATGAGTTCACCGCCGAGCTGGAGAACGAGCTCGACGAGGTTTCGGCGGGCGATCTCGATTACAAGCAGCTGCTGGCCAAGTTCTGGCGCGATTTCTCGGCGGCGATCGCCGAGACCTCCGAGCTGCGCATCGCCGAGGTGCTCGACGTGCTCGACGACGCGCTGGCGCCGCAGCTCTACCCGCCGCGCGAAGACGGCTCCGATCCGCGCATCTGTCCGAAATGCGGGCAGGGGCGGCTGCATCTCAAGACTTCGCGCACCGGCGGTTTCGTCGGCTGCGGCAACTATCCCGAATGCACCTATACCCGCCCCATCGCGGGCGAGGGGGCCGACGGCGAGGAGCGTCTGCTTGGCATCGATCAGGAGGACGAGATCTGGCTCAAGGCGGGCCGTTTCGGACCCTATGTACAGCGCGGTGAGCCGACGCCCGAGAACAAGAAGCCGCCGCGCGCCTCGCTGCCGAAAAAGGGCGGGGCGTTCCTGCCGGGCTGGTCGCCGGATGACATGACTCTGGAAAAGGCGGTGACGCTGCTGACACTTCCGCGTGAGGTGGGCATGCATCCCGATGGCGGCGTGATCAAGGCGAACCTTGGCCGCTTCGGCCCCTATATCATGCATCAGGCCCCCGACGAGGAGAAGCCGGTCTATGTGAACCTCAAGGAATTCCAGGAGGTCTTTGAGATCGGCATGAACCACGCGGTCGAGCTTCTGGCCGAGAAACGCGCCAATCCCGGACGCGGGCGCGGCTCTGCCGCCAAGGCGCTGAAGGAGCTGGGCGACCACCCGGATGGCGGAAAAATCGCTGTCTACGAAGGGCGTTACGGGCCGTATGTGAAGTGGGAAAAGGTCAACGCCACCCTGCCCAAGGATCTGGAGCCCGGCGATGTGAGCCTTGAGAAGGCGCTCGAGCTTCTGGCGGAGAAGCAGGCCAAGAAGGGCGGCAAGAAAAAGGCGCCGGCCAAAAAGCCCGCGGCCAAGAAGAGCACGGCCAAGAAAACCACCAAAAAGGGCTGA
- the dprA gene encoding DNA-processing protein DprA, translating into MTEGSNSYSSTHPPLPPTTEDDRLSWLRLLRSRRVGVTTFWRLLTEHGTAQAALEALPGVAAAAGVEDYRICPEGVVLAELKAARAHGAQPVFRGMPDYPALLSDISDPPPLLWVTGDPAALTRPMVALVGARNASSLGTRMARALAQGLGEAGFTVVSGLARGIDAAAHLAALDRGTVAVLAGGVDVLYPSENTRLAEQIRAQGGALASEMPMGMQPQARHFPARNRIVSGMARASVVVEAAAKSGSLITARCALEQGREVLAVPGHPLDARAGGCNILIRDGAQLIRHAEDVIEALGPLAGAAAPQPELPLAEGAPAVPQAAPERRSLRETAALHSEILARLGPAPLAEDQLIRDLAAPSDRVSPALTDLELDGRIRRQPGGLLSLASRA; encoded by the coding sequence ATGACCGAGGGCAGCAACAGCTATTCTTCCACTCACCCCCCACTCCCACCCACCACGGAAGACGATCGGCTGTCCTGGCTCCGTCTCTTGCGCTCTCGCCGCGTCGGTGTGACGACCTTTTGGCGGCTTTTAACCGAACATGGCACCGCACAGGCGGCGCTCGAGGCGCTGCCCGGCGTTGCCGCCGCCGCCGGGGTCGAGGATTACCGGATCTGCCCCGAAGGCGTGGTTCTGGCCGAGCTCAAGGCCGCCCGCGCCCATGGTGCGCAGCCGGTTTTTCGCGGCATGCCCGACTATCCCGCGCTGCTCTCCGATATCTCCGATCCGCCGCCGCTTCTTTGGGTCACAGGCGACCCGGCGGCGCTGACCCGGCCCATGGTGGCGCTGGTCGGCGCGCGCAACGCCTCGTCGCTCGGCACCCGCATGGCGCGCGCCCTGGCGCAGGGGCTGGGGGAGGCTGGATTTACCGTGGTCTCCGGGCTGGCGCGGGGCATCGACGCGGCGGCGCATCTCGCCGCGCTCGACCGCGGTACGGTGGCGGTGCTGGCGGGGGGCGTCGATGTGCTCTACCCCTCGGAAAACACCCGGCTGGCAGAGCAGATCCGCGCGCAGGGCGGTGCGCTGGCCTCGGAGATGCCGATGGGGATGCAGCCGCAGGCGCGGCACTTCCCGGCGCGCAACCGCATCGTCTCGGGCATGGCGCGGGCCAGCGTGGTGGTCGAGGCGGCGGCGAAATCCGGCTCGCTGATCACCGCGCGCTGCGCGCTCGAACAGGGGCGCGAGGTGCTGGCGGTGCCGGGCCATCCGCTCGACGCGCGGGCCGGGGGCTGCAACATCCTGATCCGCGACGGCGCGCAGCTCATCCGCCATGCCGAAGATGTGATCGAGGCGCTGGGCCCGCTGGCCGGCGCCGCCGCGCCGCAGCCGGAGCTGCCGCTGGCCGAGGGGGCGCCCGCCGTGCCGCAGGCCGCCCCGGAACGGCGCAGTCTGCGCGAGACCGCCGCGCTGCACAGCGAGATCCTGGCGCGGCTCGGCCCCGCCCCGCTGGCCGAAGACCAGCTTATCCGCGATCTCGCCGCGCCCTCCGACCGGGTGTCGCCGGCGCTCACCGATCTCGAACTCGACGGGCGCATCCGCCGTCAGCCGGGCGGGCTGCTGTCGCTGGCAAGCCGCGCCTGA
- the tldD gene encoding metalloprotease TldD: MAEAPFRPFETALDRDRTLAQLRAALDGAEDGELFLERRRAEALVLDDGRIKTASYDASEGFGLRAVKGEVAGYAHATELSERAIARASETARLAVGDGGGVLAPPPAGTNRTLYTDADPIVGQAFPVKIDTLREIDAYARGLDKRVVQVTATIAASCQEVAILRPEGTLVTDTRPMTRVTVSVIVEENGRREAGSASGGGRFLLDGLLEPADWQGKAREALRIALVNLSAEPAPAGVMDIVLGPGWPGILLHEAIGHGLEGDFNRKGSSAFAGLMGQRIAAPGVTVLDDGTIPDRRGSITVDDEGTPSGKNVLIEDGVLVGYMQDRQNARLMGVTPTGNGRRESYAHAPMPRMTNTYMLGGDTDPGDIVADLEDGIWAVGFGGGQVDITNGKFVFSCTEAYRVKNGKVGAPVKGATLIGDGATALQQIRALGNDMALDPGMGNCGKQGQWVPVGVGQPTVMIGGLTVGGAQA, from the coding sequence ATGGCCGAAGCCCCTTTTCGCCCCTTTGAAACAGCGCTGGATCGCGACCGGACGCTGGCGCAGCTGCGCGCGGCGCTGGACGGCGCCGAGGACGGAGAGCTGTTCCTGGAACGCCGCCGCGCCGAGGCGCTGGTGCTCGATGACGGGCGAATCAAGACCGCGAGCTACGACGCATCCGAGGGATTCGGCCTGCGCGCGGTGAAAGGCGAGGTGGCGGGCTATGCGCATGCGACCGAGCTGTCGGAACGCGCCATCGCGCGCGCCTCGGAAACCGCGCGGCTGGCGGTGGGCGATGGCGGCGGCGTGCTGGCGCCGCCGCCCGCGGGCACCAACCGCACGCTCTATACCGATGCCGACCCGATCGTCGGGCAGGCCTTCCCGGTCAAGATCGACACGCTGCGCGAGATCGACGCCTATGCGCGCGGGCTCGACAAACGCGTGGTTCAGGTCACCGCCACCATCGCCGCGAGCTGTCAGGAGGTGGCGATCCTGCGCCCCGAGGGCACGCTGGTCACCGATACCCGCCCGATGACCCGCGTCACGGTCAGCGTGATCGTCGAGGAGAACGGCCGCCGCGAGGCCGGCAGCGCCTCCGGCGGCGGCCGCTTCCTGCTCGACGGGCTGCTGGAGCCCGCCGACTGGCAGGGCAAGGCGCGCGAGGCGTTGCGCATCGCGCTGGTCAACCTGAGCGCCGAGCCGGCGCCGGCGGGGGTGATGGATATCGTGCTTGGGCCGGGCTGGCCGGGCATCCTGCTGCACGAGGCCATCGGCCACGGGCTCGAGGGCGATTTCAACCGCAAGGGCTCTTCGGCCTTTGCCGGGCTGATGGGGCAGCGCATCGCGGCGCCGGGTGTCACGGTGCTGGACGACGGCACCATCCCCGACCGGCGCGGTTCGATCACCGTGGATGACGAGGGCACGCCCTCGGGAAAGAACGTGCTGATCGAGGACGGCGTGCTCGTGGGCTACATGCAGGACCGCCAGAACGCCCGTCTGATGGGGGTGACGCCCACTGGCAACGGGCGCCGCGAAAGCTATGCCCATGCGCCGATGCCGCGCATGACCAATACTTACATGCTGGGCGGCGACACCGATCCCGGCGATATCGTCGCGGATCTTGAAGACGGCATCTGGGCGGTCGGTTTCGGCGGCGGTCAGGTGGATATCACCAACGGCAAGTTCGTGTTCTCCTGCACCGAGGCCTACCGGGTGAAGAACGGCAAGGTCGGCGCCCCGGTCAAGGGCGCCACGCTGATCGGCGACGGCGCCACGGCGCTGCAACAGATCCGCGCGCTCGGCAACGACATGGCGCTCGATCCGGGCATGGGCAATTGCGGCAAGCAGGGGCAATGGGTGCCGGTGGGCGTGGGCCAGCCGACGGTGATGATCGGGGGCCTGACCGTTGGCGGTGCGCAGGCCTGA
- the coxB gene encoding cytochrome c oxidase subunit II, which translates to MRKISMLTGLMASLLAAPAIAQDLEVVGRPHQGGLGFQPAATELARDLQWLDGMLLIIITAITLLVVALMVFAFIRFNRRANPTPASFTHNTPIEVAWTIGPIIILVVIGAFSLPVLFKQQEIPEGDVVIKVTGYQWYWGYEYVGEDLAYDSYMIGQPYTLASEDEEAGARPYVFNDAMEAKLVSAGYSKDDWLLATDTSVVVPVGATVVMQVTGADVIHSWTIPAFGVKQDAVPGRIAELWFNAEREGVYFGQCSELCGISHAYMPITVKVVSQEAYDAWLAASQEDGGYVDVRQFLANS; encoded by the coding sequence ATGCGTAAGATTTCGATGCTGACGGGGCTTATGGCCAGCCTTCTGGCCGCGCCCGCCATCGCCCAGGACCTGGAAGTGGTGGGACGCCCGCATCAAGGCGGCCTGGGCTTCCAGCCCGCCGCGACCGAGCTGGCCCGCGACCTCCAATGGCTCGACGGCATGCTGCTCATCATCATCACGGCGATCACCCTGCTGGTGGTGGCGCTGATGGTCTTTGCCTTCATCCGCTTCAACCGCCGCGCCAACCCGACGCCCGCCAGCTTCACCCACAACACGCCGATCGAGGTGGCCTGGACCATCGGCCCGATCATCATCCTGGTGGTCATCGGCGCCTTCTCCCTGCCGGTGCTGTTCAAGCAGCAGGAGATCCCCGAGGGCGACGTGGTCATCAAGGTGACCGGCTACCAGTGGTACTGGGGCTATGAATATGTCGGCGAGGATCTGGCCTATGACAGCTACATGATCGGCCAGCCCTACACGCTGGCATCCGAGGACGAAGAGGCCGGCGCCCGCCCCTATGTGTTCAACGACGCGATGGAAGCCAAGCTGGTGAGCGCCGGCTATTCCAAGGACGACTGGCTGCTGGCCACCGATACCTCGGTCGTCGTGCCCGTGGGCGCCACCGTGGTGATGCAGGTCACCGGCGCCGACGTGATCCACTCCTGGACCATCCCCGCCTTCGGCGTGAAGCAGGACGCGGTGCCGGGCCGGATCGCCGAGCTGTGGTTCAATGCCGAGCGCGAGGGCGTCTATTTCGGCCAGTGCTCCGAGCTCTGCGGCATCTCGCACGCCTATATGCCGATCACCGTGAAGGTGGTCAGCCAGGAGGCCTATGACGCCTGGCTTGCCGCCTCGCAGGAAGACGGCGGCTATGTCGACGTGCGCCAGTTCCTGGCCAACTCCTGA
- the cyoE gene encoding heme o synthase, whose amino-acid sequence MTDLSTNTTVTASQPGEAQFGDYFALLKPRVMTLVVFTALVGLLAAPTPVHPFIGFCAILFIAVGGGASGALNMWWDADIDAVMKRTARRPIPAGRVQPQEALAFGLALSVFSCVFLGLATNWLAGGLLAFTIFFYVVIYTMWLKRSTPQNIVIGGAAGAFPPMIGWAAATGSVSVEAVLMFCLTFMWTPPHFWALALFMRSDYDDAGVPMLTVTHGRRATRVHILVYTVLLAALAIGTGFTAIGGPVYLAVALVLNALFLKGAWEIFRRDEADSEADNFKTEKRFFKLSLLYLFAHFGAILAEAGLAQFGLGGWA is encoded by the coding sequence ATGACCGATCTCAGCACCAACACCACCGTCACCGCATCCCAGCCCGGCGAGGCACAGTTCGGCGACTATTTCGCCCTTCTGAAGCCCCGGGTGATGACGCTGGTGGTGTTCACGGCGCTGGTCGGTCTGCTGGCCGCGCCCACCCCCGTCCACCCGTTCATCGGCTTCTGCGCGATCCTGTTCATCGCCGTGGGCGGCGGCGCCTCGGGCGCGCTCAACATGTGGTGGGACGCCGATATCGACGCGGTGATGAAACGCACCGCCAGGCGCCCGATCCCCGCCGGCAGGGTGCAGCCGCAGGAGGCGCTGGCCTTCGGTCTGGCGCTGTCGGTCTTCTCCTGCGTCTTCCTGGGCCTTGCCACCAACTGGCTGGCCGGCGGGCTGCTGGCCTTTACCATCTTCTTCTATGTCGTGATCTACACCATGTGGCTGAAGCGCTCGACGCCGCAGAACATCGTGATCGGCGGCGCCGCGGGCGCCTTCCCTCCGATGATCGGCTGGGCCGCGGCCACCGGCTCGGTGAGCGTCGAGGCGGTGCTGATGTTCTGCCTCACCTTCATGTGGACGCCGCCGCATTTCTGGGCGCTGGCGCTCTTCATGCGCTCCGATTACGACGATGCGGGCGTGCCGATGCTGACCGTGACCCACGGCCGCCGCGCCACCCGCGTGCATATCCTCGTCTATACCGTGCTGCTGGCGGCACTGGCCATCGGCACCGGGTTCACCGCCATCGGCGGGCCGGTCTATCTGGCCGTGGCGCTGGTGCTGAACGCGCTCTTCCTCAAGGGCGCCTGGGAGATCTTCCGCCGCGACGAAGCGGATTCGGAAGCGGACAATTTCAAAACCGAGAAACGCTTCTTCAAGCTCTCGCTGCTCTACCTCTTCGCGCATTTCGGCGCGATTCTGGCAGAGGCCGGGCTGGCGCAATTCGGGCTGGGAGGCTGGGCATGA
- a CDS encoding cytochrome c oxidase assembly protein: MATDGKNKTLLQLVGVVLFMGAMAWAAVPFYNWFCRVTGFAGTTNVAEGPAGEILDQTIKVRFDASKARGFPWEFKPMQTEMTVRIGEEGLAFYEAYNPTDHPVAGQAAYNVYPYEAGAYFSKIECFCFTEQVLMPGERVQMPVSFYVDPEIVEDRDAKHSKHITLSYTFYEIDLPEEAQAALDTKTADENSVN, translated from the coding sequence ATGGCGACTGACGGCAAGAACAAGACGCTGCTCCAGCTGGTCGGCGTGGTGCTCTTCATGGGCGCCATGGCCTGGGCGGCGGTGCCCTTCTACAACTGGTTCTGCCGGGTCACCGGCTTTGCCGGCACCACCAATGTGGCCGAGGGGCCGGCGGGCGAGATCCTCGACCAGACCATCAAGGTCCGGTTCGACGCCTCCAAGGCGCGCGGCTTCCCCTGGGAATTCAAGCCGATGCAGACCGAGATGACCGTGCGCATCGGCGAAGAGGGGCTGGCCTTCTACGAGGCCTACAACCCCACCGACCACCCGGTCGCCGGTCAGGCCGCCTACAATGTCTACCCCTATGAGGCAGGGGCCTATTTCAGCAAGATCGAATGCTTCTGCTTTACCGAGCAGGTGCTGATGCCCGGCGAGCGGGTGCAGATGCCGGTCAGCTTCTATGTCGATCCCGAGATCGTCGAGGACCGCGATGCCAAGCACAGCAAACACATCACGCTGAGCTACACTTTCTACGAGATCGACCTGCCCGAAGAGGCGCAGGCCGCGCTCGATACCAAGACCGCGGACGAGAATTCCGTGAACTGA
- a CDS encoding cytochrome c oxidase subunit 3 translates to MAHAKNHDYHILNPSIWPFMAAVAAFIMLFGTVLWFHGSGPWIFLAGFVGVLYVMFGWWSDVIAESRVGDHTPVVQIGLKYGFILFIMSEVMFFFAWFWSFFKHALYPMGPNSPAVDGVWPPAGIETFDPWHLPLINTMILLCSGCAATWAHHALVHENNREDMKWGLIIAIVLGAIFSVFQAYEYSHAAFGFSGNIYGANFFMATGFHGAHVIIGTIFLFVCLLRLMKGDFTPTKHIGFEAAAWYWHFVDVVWLFLFAAVYVWGG, encoded by the coding sequence ATGGCGCACGCTAAAAACCACGATTACCACATTCTGAACCCCTCCATCTGGCCGTTCATGGCCGCGGTGGCGGCGTTCATCATGCTGTTCGGGACCGTGCTCTGGTTCCATGGCAGCGGCCCCTGGATCTTCCTCGCGGGCTTTGTCGGCGTGCTCTACGTGATGTTCGGCTGGTGGTCCGACGTGATCGCCGAAAGCCGCGTCGGCGATCATACCCCGGTGGTGCAGATCGGCCTGAAATACGGCTTCATCCTGTTCATCATGTCCGAGGTGATGTTCTTCTTCGCCTGGTTCTGGTCGTTCTTCAAACACGCGCTCTATCCGATGGGCCCGAACTCGCCTGCGGTCGACGGTGTCTGGCCGCCCGCCGGGATCGAGACTTTCGACCCCTGGCACCTGCCGCTGATCAACACCATGATCCTGCTCTGCTCGGGCTGCGCGGCGACCTGGGCGCACCACGCGCTGGTGCATGAGAACAACCGCGAAGACATGAAATGGGGTCTGATCATCGCCATCGTTCTGGGCGCGATCTTCTCGGTCTTCCAGGCCTATGAGTACAGCCACGCGGCCTTTGGCTTCTCCGGCAACATCTATGGCGCCAACTTCTTCATGGCGACGGGTTTCCACGGCGCACATGTCATCATCGGCACGATCTTCCTCTTCGTCTGCCTGCTGCGGCTGATGAAGGGCGATTTCACGCCGACCAAGCATATCGGCTTCGAGGCCGCCGCCTGGTACTGGCACTTCGTCGATGTGGTGTGGCTCTTCCTCTTCGCCGCCGTCTATGTCTGGGGCGGCTAA
- a CDS encoding saccharopine dehydrogenase family protein encodes MIHWCGTGLSSIPGLRRLIEAGHDVMVWNRTETKAREAVGDLTNRILAFAPEAVEAAVQPGDVVVSMLPADWHVPLAEIAIAKGAHFVSSSYIAPEMRALEDKARAAGVALVNEVGLDPGIDHLMAHDLVRAYRESEAFDAENALSFVSYCGGVPKQANAFRYKFSWAPVGVLKALRSPSRSIRHFSELEVSRPWEALGRYDAPLDPPESFEVYPNRDSLPFMAQYGFEPSWKVKEFVRGTLRLNGWAEAWKDVFETVETADDAALAKLAGELLEANAYEEGEPDRVVLCVSLKAEKDGVPVWHKTWVMDAWGDARGNAMGRLVSVPVSLAVEAVLNREIAPGVSAAPSDPKLVTRWLDEVQVLAQRLMRVDQL; translated from the coding sequence ATGATTCACTGGTGCGGAACGGGGCTTTCTTCGATCCCGGGGCTGCGGCGCCTGATCGAGGCCGGGCACGATGTCATGGTGTGGAACCGCACCGAGACCAAGGCGCGCGAGGCGGTGGGGGATCTGACCAACCGGATCCTCGCCTTTGCGCCGGAAGCGGTCGAGGCGGCGGTGCAGCCCGGCGATGTGGTGGTCTCGATGCTGCCCGCCGACTGGCATGTGCCGCTGGCGGAGATCGCCATTGCCAAGGGCGCGCATTTCGTCTCGTCGAGCTATATCGCGCCGGAGATGCGGGCGCTGGAGGACAAGGCGAGGGCGGCGGGCGTGGCGCTGGTCAACGAGGTCGGGCTCGACCCGGGGATCGACCACCTGATGGCCCACGATCTGGTGCGCGCCTATCGCGAGTCGGAGGCTTTCGACGCAGAGAACGCGCTGAGCTTCGTGAGCTATTGCGGCGGCGTGCCGAAACAGGCCAACGCGTTTCGCTACAAATTCTCCTGGGCGCCGGTCGGCGTGCTGAAGGCGCTGCGTTCGCCGTCGCGCTCGATCCGGCATTTCTCGGAGCTGGAGGTGTCGCGCCCCTGGGAGGCGCTGGGGCGCTACGATGCGCCGCTCGACCCGCCGGAGAGCTTCGAGGTCTATCCCAACCGCGACTCGCTGCCCTTCATGGCGCAATACGGGTTCGAGCCTAGCTGGAAGGTGAAGGAGTTCGTGCGCGGCACGCTGCGGCTCAATGGCTGGGCGGAGGCGTGGAAGGATGTCTTCGAGACGGTCGAGACGGCGGATGACGCGGCGCTGGCGAAGCTGGCGGGCGAGCTCCTGGAGGCCAACGCCTATGAGGAGGGGGAACCCGACCGGGTGGTGCTCTGCGTCTCGCTGAAGGCGGAGAAGGACGGTGTGCCGGTCTGGCACAAGACCTGGGTGATGGATGCCTGGGGCGATGCGCGCGGCAATGCCATGGGGCGGCTGGTCTCGGTGCCGGTGTCGCTGGCGGTCGAGGCGGTGCTGAACCGCGAGATCGCGCCGGGTGTGTCTGCGGCGCCGTCGGATCCGAAGCTGGTGACACGCTGGCTCGACGAGGTGCAGGTGCTGGCGCAGCGGCTGATGCGGGTGGATCAGCTCTGA
- a CDS encoding saccharopine dehydrogenase, giving the protein MTHLWVRAEQRPNEDRVGITPRGVAALVAQGMRVTVEESRSRVIGIGAYRDAGAEIAPEGSWPQAPREALIFGLKELPEDGTPLVHRHIMFGHAYKGQPAGQVLLRRFAAGGGALYDLEYLVDVEGRRVAAFGYWAGYAGAAVSLFAWAAQRAGGICAPVSVWPNSPEMEADLRAALDAAAGAERPRALVIGALGRVGSGASDLCEKMGVRVTQWDMAETAHGGPFPEVLEHELFLNCILARPGTPVFVPASAPGDARRLRVIGDIACDPDSDFSPVKVYDRATSWDAPVLRVHEDPPLDVMAIDNLPSLLPLESSEDFAGQLLPWLTRLEALEDGVWGRARETFEQHKPEAGT; this is encoded by the coding sequence ATGACACATCTGTGGGTGCGCGCCGAACAGCGCCCGAACGAGGATCGCGTGGGCATCACGCCACGGGGCGTTGCCGCGCTGGTGGCGCAGGGCATGCGCGTGACGGTGGAGGAGAGCCGCAGCCGGGTGATCGGCATTGGCGCCTATCGTGACGCCGGGGCGGAGATCGCGCCCGAGGGCAGCTGGCCGCAGGCGCCGCGCGAGGCGCTGATCTTCGGGCTGAAGGAGCTGCCGGAGGATGGTACGCCGCTGGTGCACCGGCACATCATGTTCGGCCATGCCTATAAGGGCCAGCCGGCGGGGCAGGTGCTGCTCAGGCGCTTTGCCGCCGGTGGCGGTGCGCTCTACGATCTGGAATATCTGGTGGATGTCGAGGGGCGCCGGGTGGCGGCCTTCGGCTACTGGGCAGGCTATGCGGGGGCGGCGGTGTCGCTCTTTGCCTGGGCAGCGCAGCGCGCCGGCGGGATCTGCGCGCCGGTCTCGGTCTGGCCGAACTCGCCAGAGATGGAGGCCGATCTGCGCGCCGCGCTGGATGCGGCGGCGGGGGCCGAGCGGCCACGCGCGCTGGTGATCGGCGCGCTGGGGCGCGTGGGCAGCGGCGCCAGCGATCTCTGCGAGAAGATGGGCGTGCGGGTGACGCAGTGGGACATGGCCGAGACCGCCCATGGCGGGCCGTTTCCCGAGGTGCTGGAGCACGAGCTCTTTCTCAACTGCATCCTGGCGCGGCCGGGCACGCCGGTCTTTGTGCCGGCCTCGGCGCCGGGCGATGCGCGACGGCTGCGCGTGATCGGGGATATCGCCTGCGATCCCGACAGCGATTTCTCGCCCGTCAAGGTCTATGACCGCGCCACCAGCTGGGACGCGCCGGTGCTGCGGGTGCATGAGGATCCGCCGCTCGACGTGATGGCGATCGACAATCTGCCCTCGCTGCTGCCGCTGGAAAGCAGCGAGGATTTCGCCGGGCAGCTGCTGCCCTGGCTGACGCGGCTGGAGGCGCTGGAGGACGGCGTCTGGGGCCGCGCCCGAGAGACATTCGAACAACATAAACCGGAGGCAGGGACATGA